One region of Colius striatus isolate bColStr4 chromosome 4, bColStr4.1.hap1, whole genome shotgun sequence genomic DNA includes:
- the LOC133625383 gene encoding UPF0598 protein C8orf82 homolog: protein MWTQWGTEAQEQRITVAPANFWNRICDSLQIKYRDNAVLGLGGGDKDVTFLTFFFTRLERNRSGRYEREFPFVSRCGAERNLLRCEHRPIVFTRLLPPDASSSASSSSRRAVLSFCGGGERLAAPFRPEALVMLPENGRLYHPAPGRAGGAGPVRSALALEWGSRFEYEQGPEQPPTHFWWEGKRYRLTGELVQLLRGGEGAGEAESGGAAGRG from the exons atGTGGACACAGTGGGGTACTGAAGCTCAGGAGCAGCGCATCACAGTGGCACCCGCCAACTTTTGGAATCGGATCTGTGATTCTTTGCAAATTAAGTACCGGGATAATGCTgtgttggggctgggaggaggggacaAGG ACGTGACCTTCCTCACGTTCTTCTTCACGCGGCTGGAGCGGAACCGCAGCGGCCGCTACGAGCGCGAATTCCCGTTCGTGTCCCGCTGCGGCGCGGAGCGCAACCTCCTGCGCTGCGAGCACAGACCCATCGTCTTCACCCGCCTCCTGCCCCCGGacgcctcctcctcagcctcctcctcctcccgccgcgCCGTGCTGTCGTtctgcggcggcggggagcggctggCCGCGCCGTTCCGGCCCGAGGCGCTGGTGATGCTGCCGGAGAACGGGCGCTTGTACCacccggcgccgggccgggcggggggcgcggggccggtgcgCTCGGCGCTGGCTCTGGAGTGGGGGTCCCGCTTCGAGTACGAGCAGGGGCCGGAGCAGCCCCCGACTCACTtttggtgggaggggaagaggtatcGGCTCACGGGGGAGCTGGTGCagctgctgcggggaggggaaggggcgggggaggcggagagcggcggggccgcggggcgggggtga